One segment of Nostoc piscinale CENA21 DNA contains the following:
- a CDS encoding MBL fold metallo-hydrolase — MGSLPQPPVHNAKAPRPVLDSIFAFVPNRDTLGGTSYFIVRNEGNILIDCPALEQINLDFLRSHGGVRWLVITHRGAIGKTPELQQALGCEVVIQEQEAYLLPNLTVTTFTQEIILTSTTQIIWTPGHSPGSSCLYDSTFGGILFSGRHLLPNQQGEPVPLRTAKTFHWPRQIKNVQSLLERFTPDTLEYICPGANTGFLRGKRVIDQSYKRLAALDFSDLLQVQPIL, encoded by the coding sequence ATGGGTTCCTTACCTCAACCGCCCGTTCATAATGCTAAAGCACCACGGCCTGTACTTGACAGCATTTTTGCTTTTGTGCCAAATCGGGACACATTGGGAGGAACCTCCTATTTCATTGTAAGAAATGAAGGGAATATCCTCATCGATTGCCCAGCGTTAGAACAAATAAATCTGGATTTTTTGCGATCGCATGGAGGTGTACGCTGGTTAGTGATTACGCATCGTGGTGCCATTGGCAAAACCCCAGAACTCCAGCAAGCTTTGGGTTGTGAGGTTGTCATTCAAGAACAAGAAGCGTATTTACTACCTAATTTAACCGTTACTACCTTCACCCAAGAAATTATTCTCACTTCCACAACCCAAATTATTTGGACACCTGGTCATTCTCCTGGTTCATCTTGCCTTTATGACAGCACATTCGGCGGTATTTTATTTTCTGGTCGGCATTTATTACCTAATCAACAGGGTGAACCAGTACCATTACGCACTGCTAAAACCTTTCACTGGCCTCGACAAATTAAAAATGTTCAATCTTTACTAGAACGCTTTACCCCAGACACCCTTGAGTATATTTGTCCGGGTGCAAATACAGGTTTTCTGAGAGGTAAACGTGTGATAGACCAATCATACAAGCGTTTAGCTGCCTTGGATTTCTCCGATTTGTTGCAGGTACAGCCCATTTTATAA